One region of Daphnia pulicaria isolate SC F1-1A chromosome 7, SC_F0-13Bv2, whole genome shotgun sequence genomic DNA includes:
- the LOC124348882 gene encoding muskelin-like isoform X1 codes for MAEAGLEMKKLNYSVDSCSSFSATYFPENIMKDFPTDQASRWSSDSNIPPQFILLKLERASLIESITFGKYEKTHVCNLKKFCIYGGLHPENLVELLNSGLKNDNQPETFSLKHLVEGKMFPCRFVKIVPVQSWGPSFNFSIWYVELVGTQDWEAVKPCIQWYNAYREREAIRLCLKHLRQNQCLEAFECLQKRTKVQLEDPLLSELHWAMVVKGDYEATEQLLHRAVDNGLFGPYIHSQDYVPEWSRILPCIDEDPCHRPGMRGGHQMCIDTNTETIYLFGGWDGVQDLNDLWSYSVPSNSWTLLSNNTEEEGGPSARSCHKMCLDQDHRQLFCLGRYLDSQHRHTNNLKSDFYMYDIEQRKWHLICEDTAAVGGPKLIFDHQMCLDPEKRTIYVFGGRILSPAPGYPEERGLAVASSSGMAGAFLSEPQFSGLYAYHIPTSTWRLLRDDPSGSPGLGPIEMRSRIGHSMLFHPSERKLFIFAGQRSKEYLNDFFTYNVDTGEVTTVTDGTRRRDPAQIPAAGFTQRATIDHELNEIYILSGLSKDKDKRDDNVKNSFWVYNIVDNKWYDTHLVLKRILSLEDYVCRTCVYRNDSSREKESDTSNRVPGEEPCPRFAHQLVYDHVKKAHYLFGGNPGRSNDPKMRLDDFWSLRLCRPSQGQLLTRCQFLIRKCQFRELTEADPIRAMFYLQNNLSAVVDRTNDEQMAEFHQLTNLLFRTEEQQEEDELLNGKVDAESTVNSSYRLRSSVFDALARFFPDYMAQPRFSLTDFVAFDKA; via the exons atGGCAGAAGCTGGACTTGAAATGAAGAAACTTAATTATTCGGTTGACAGTTGCTCCAGTTTTTCCGCTACCTATTTCCCGGA gaaTATCATGAAAGATTTCCCAACAGATCAGGCATCTAGGTGGTCTTCCGATTCAAACATACCCCCACAG ttcATACTTCTAAAATTGGAAAGGGCATCACTTATTGAAAGCATCACCTTTGGAAAATATGAAAAGACTCATGTATGCAACCTTAAAAAGTTCTGTATATACGGGGGACTCCATCCAGAGAACTTGGTTGAGTTACTTAACAG TGGTCTAAAGAATGACAACCAACCAGAAACATTTTCTCTGAAACATCTAGTTGAAGGGAAAATGTTCCCCTGTCGTTTTGTTAAAATTGTTCCTGTTCAATCATGGGGGCctagtttcaatttttccatttGGTATGTTGAATTGGTGGGTACTCAAGACTGGGAAGCAGTTAAACCATGTATTCAATGGTACAATGCTTACCGGGAAAGAGAGGCAATAAGATTGTGCCTGAAACATCTCAGGCAAAATCAGTGTCTTGAGGCATTTGAATGTTTGCAGAAAAGAACCAAAGTTCAGCTTGAAGATCCTTTACTCAGTGAACTGCATTGG GCCATGGTGGTTAAAGGGGATTACGAAGCGACCGAACAGCTACTTCATCGAGCCGTCGACAATGGGTTATTCGGTCCGTACATCCATTCTCAAGACTATGTACCAGAGTGGTCAAGAATTCTTCCGTGTATCGACGAGGATCCTTGCCATCGTCCTGGTATGAGAGGCGGCCATCAGATGTGCATCGAT ACCAACACAGAGACCATATATCTATTTGGTGGTTGGGATGGTGTCCAGGACTTGAATGATTTATGGTCTTATTCAGTACCAAGTAATTCATGGACGCTATTGAGTAATAATACTGAAGAAGAAGGTGGGCCTAGTGCCAGATCTTGTCACAAAATGTGTCTAGATCAGGATCATCGCCAGCTGTTTTGTTTGGGGCGCTACCTTGACAGTCAACACCGACACACCAACAATCTGAAGAGTGACTTTTACATGTATGACATTGAACAAAGAAAGTGGCACCTGATTTGTGAGGACACTGCTGCCGTTGGCGGCCCTAAGCTGATATTCGATCATCAAATGTGCCTGGACCCTGAGAAGAGAACCATTTACGTTTTTGGAGGAAGAATACTCAGCCCAGCGCCCGGCTACCCTGAAGAACGAGGATTGGCAGTAGCTAGTAGTAGTGGCATGGCCGGAGCTTTTCTGTCAGAACCTCAGTTTTCCGGACTCTATGCTTATCACATACCAACGAGCACATGGCGCTTATTACGAGACGATCCATCAGGCTCACCAGGATTAGGTCCCATCGAAATGCGGTCTCGAATTGGCCACTCGATGTTATTTCATCCGAGCGAACGCAAGTTATTCATCTTTGCGGGTCAACGAA GCAAAGAATATTTGAATGACTTTTTTACCTATAACGTGGATACGGGTGAAGTGACGACTGTGACAGACGGAACAAGACGAAGAGACCCGGCCCAAATTCCAGCTGCCGGTTTCACGCAACGTGCCACCATCGACCATGAGCTCAACGAGATCTATATCCTTTCTGGTCTAAGTAAAGACAAGGACAAGCGAGACGACAACGTCAAAAACTCCTTCTGGGTTTACAATATTGTTGATAACAAATGGTATGATACTCATcttgttttgaaaaggattttgtcattagAAGATTATGTTTGCAGGACGTGTGTCTATCGAAACGATAGTTCGCGTGAGAAGGAGTCGGACACGAGTAATAGAGTCCCAGGCGAGGAGCCATGCCCGAGATTTGCCCATCAACTTGTTTACGACCATGTCAAAAAG GCCCATTACTTGTTTGGAGGGAACCCTGGGCGTTCTAACGATCCCAAGATGCGCCTTGACGATTTTTGGTCACTTCGATTATGTCGTCCGAGTCAAGGCCAATTGCTGACGCGCTGTCAATTTCTGATACGCAAATGCCAGTTTCGTGAGTTGACTGAGGCCGATCCTATACGGGCTATGTTTTATCTACAGAACAATTTGTCAGCTGTTGTGGATCGTACCAATGACGAACAAATGGCCGAATTCCACCAATTGACCAATCTTCTCTTCCGCACCGAGGAACAACaggaagaagatgaattgTTAAACGGCAAAGTCGATGCCGAATCGACAGTTAATAGCTCCTATAGACTTCGATCGAGTGTTTTCGACGCATTAGCTCGTTTTTTTCCAGACTACATGGCTCAACCGAGATTCAGTCTCACCGACTTTGTCGCGTTTGATAAGGCTTGA
- the LOC124348920 gene encoding peroxisomal targeting signal 1 receptor-like isoform X2, whose protein sequence is MAFRELVDGNCGGRNPMLKVASHFTRDQGFRQDVPVSHRHPDTRPEDVMVREFLEGIPPPSQVGSRGAFNMDSLLREMRDLEKPQGIARPPIQPGPNVAHYAFDDKNWAEDFLRKEPHVIPEDLPSASGWSQEFLDSPGYMGVVDDYAEWDNHWDSLTSHIEKPGFSAPGALAQTAGEIIDRMKDPKFAQSEFMHKVNQGEEDLTSEPRTTTAHSNSNWAEEFSGSEGVTRQPESSADQDWAAEFTTNRQPDLADEWTKEFSDGASAEVFRGGNPAQDDFWSQLQQDWEKAADDNPASYGWLKETQQDPLSEYTFEAENPYQDNADPYNTGLQKRLEGDLPSAILLFEAALKKDPEHVKAWEVLGLTLAENEQDPGAITAYKRCLALEPTNLVAMMGLAVSYTNESYQLQACQALEDWLRNNPKYGHLTSPSSARVNERERTFTSLVSGDTFNRVQDMYLTAARLQPSQDLDPDVQTGLGVLLNLSGDFDKAPDCFRAALQMKPNDSLLWNRLGATLANGGKSEEAIESYYKALELSPGFIRARYNLAVSCINLGAHREAAEHLVSALLLQARRSKRVMSDNIWSTLRMVLNLMNRREFIADIDAKDLTRLAAEFGIAE, encoded by the exons ATGGCGTTTCGAGAACTAGTTGATGGAAATTGTGGTGGAAGGAATCCTATGCTAAAAGTAGCATCACATTTTACCAGAGATCAAGGATTTCGTCAGGATGTACCTGTTTCACATAGACACCCTGACACGAGACCAGAAGATGTT ATGGTCAGAGAATTTTTGGAGGGTATTCCACCTCCATCTCAAGTTGGATCAAGAGGTGCCTTTAACATGGATAGCCTTTTACGTGAGATGAGGGATCTGGAAAAGCCACAAGGAATTGCTAGACCACCTATTCAACCAGGACCAAATGTAGCCCATTATGCATTTGATGACAAAAACTGGGCTGAAGATTTTTTGAGGAAAGAACCTCATGTGATACCAGAAGATTTACCTTCTGCTAGTGGATGGAGTCAGGAATTTCTGGACAGTCCTGGCTATATGGGAGTTGTAGATGATTATGCAGAGTGGGACAACCATTGGGACAGCTTAACCTCTCATATAGAAAAACCGGGATTTTCTGCTCCTGGCGCATTAGCCCAAACTGCCGGAGAAATTATTGACAGAATGAAAGATCCAAAATTTGCTCAATCTGAG TTTATGCACAAGGTCAATCAAGGGGAGGAGGATTTGACCTCGGAACCTCGGACTACTACCGCTCATAGTAATTCAAACTGGGCGGAGGAATTTTCTGGCTCAGAGGGTGTAACAAGACAGCCAGAATCCAGTGCAGATCAAGACTGGGCTGCTGAATTCACAACTAATCGTCAACCTGATTTGGCTGACGAATGGACAAAAGAATTCAGTG ACGGTGCCAGCGCTGAAGTGTTTAGGGGCGGAAATCCAGCTCAAGATGACTTCTGGTCACAACTTCAACAAGACTGGGAAAAAGCAGCCGACGATAACCCTGCAAGCTACGGATGGCTTAAGGAAACGCAACAAGATCCGTTAAGTGAA TACACATTTGAGGCAGAGAATCCGTATCAAGACAACGCGGATCCTTACAATACAGGTCTCCAAAAAAGATTAGAAGGTGATCTTCCAAGTGCCATTTTGCTGTTTGAGGCAGCTCTAAAGAAAGATCCTGAACATGTGAAAGCTTGGGAAGTTCTTG gatTGACTCTTGCCGAAAACGAACAAGATCCAGGGGCAATTACCGCATACAAGCGTTGCTTAGCATTGGAACCAACAAATCTTGTTGCCATGATGGGTCTGGCTGTAAGTTACACAAATGAATCTTACCAGTTGCAAGCTTGCCAAGCCCTGGAG GACTGGTTGCGGAACAATCCCAAGTACGGACACTTGACCTCTCCTTCATCAGCCCGGGTTAACGAACGGGAGAGAACATTTACAAGCCTAGTTTCTGG GGATACTTTTAACCGAGTTCAGGATATGTACTTAACAGCAGCTCGATTACAACCTTCCCAGGACTTAGATCCCGATGTGCAAACTGGCTTAGGTGTACTTCTCAATCTCTCTGGAGATTTTGATAAA GCTCCCGATTGTTTCAGGGCTGCTCTTCAGATGAAACCTAAT GATTCTTTGCTTTGGAATCGGCTTGGAGCAACTTTAG CCAATGGAGGGAAATCTGAAGAGGCCATTGAGTCATATTACAAAGCTCTAGAGCTGTCCCCTGGTTTCATTCGCGCGCGTTATAACTTGGCAGTTTCCTGTATCAACCTAGGAGCTCACAG AGAAGCAGCCGAACATCTAGTGTCCGCTTTACTCCTTCAAGCTAGACGTTCTAAGCGGGTCATGTCCGACAATATTTGGTCAACTTTACGGATGgttttgaatttaatgaacAGGAGGGAATTCATCGCTGATATTGATGCCAA GGACTTGACTCGTTTGGCAGCTGAATTTGGAATAGCTGAAtaa
- the LOC124348882 gene encoding muskelin-like isoform X2, translated as MAEAGLEMKKLNYSVDSCSSFSATYFPENIMKDFPTDQASRWSSDSNIPPQFILLKLERASLIESITFGKYEKTHVCNLKKFCIYGGLHPENLVELLNSGLKNDNQPETFSLKHLVEGKMFPCRFVKIVPVQSWGPSFNFSIWYVELVGTQDWEAVKPCIQWYNAYREREAIRLCLKHLRQNQCLEAFECLQKRTKVQLEDPLLSELHWAMVVKGDYEATEQLLHRAVDNGLFGPYIHSQDYVPEWSRILPCIDEDPCHRPGMRGGHQMCIDTNTETIYLFGGWDGVQDLNDLWSYSVPSNSWTLLSNNTEEEGGPSARSCHKMCLDQDHRQLFCLGRYLDSQHRHTNNLKSDFYMYDIEQRKWHLICEDTAAVGGPKLIFDHQMCLDPEKRTIYVFGGRILSPAPGYPEERGLAVASSSGMAGAFLSEPQFSGLYAYHIPTSTWRLLRDDPSGSPGLGPIEMRSRIGHSMLFHPSERKLFIFAGQRSKEYLNDFFTYNVDTGEVTTVTDGTRRRDPAQIPAAGFTQRATIDHELNEIYILSGLSKDKDKRDDNVKNSFWVYNIVDNKWTCVYRNDSSREKESDTSNRVPGEEPCPRFAHQLVYDHVKKAHYLFGGNPGRSNDPKMRLDDFWSLRLCRPSQGQLLTRCQFLIRKCQFRELTEADPIRAMFYLQNNLSAVVDRTNDEQMAEFHQLTNLLFRTEEQQEEDELLNGKVDAESTVNSSYRLRSSVFDALARFFPDYMAQPRFSLTDFVAFDKA; from the exons atGGCAGAAGCTGGACTTGAAATGAAGAAACTTAATTATTCGGTTGACAGTTGCTCCAGTTTTTCCGCTACCTATTTCCCGGA gaaTATCATGAAAGATTTCCCAACAGATCAGGCATCTAGGTGGTCTTCCGATTCAAACATACCCCCACAG ttcATACTTCTAAAATTGGAAAGGGCATCACTTATTGAAAGCATCACCTTTGGAAAATATGAAAAGACTCATGTATGCAACCTTAAAAAGTTCTGTATATACGGGGGACTCCATCCAGAGAACTTGGTTGAGTTACTTAACAG TGGTCTAAAGAATGACAACCAACCAGAAACATTTTCTCTGAAACATCTAGTTGAAGGGAAAATGTTCCCCTGTCGTTTTGTTAAAATTGTTCCTGTTCAATCATGGGGGCctagtttcaatttttccatttGGTATGTTGAATTGGTGGGTACTCAAGACTGGGAAGCAGTTAAACCATGTATTCAATGGTACAATGCTTACCGGGAAAGAGAGGCAATAAGATTGTGCCTGAAACATCTCAGGCAAAATCAGTGTCTTGAGGCATTTGAATGTTTGCAGAAAAGAACCAAAGTTCAGCTTGAAGATCCTTTACTCAGTGAACTGCATTGG GCCATGGTGGTTAAAGGGGATTACGAAGCGACCGAACAGCTACTTCATCGAGCCGTCGACAATGGGTTATTCGGTCCGTACATCCATTCTCAAGACTATGTACCAGAGTGGTCAAGAATTCTTCCGTGTATCGACGAGGATCCTTGCCATCGTCCTGGTATGAGAGGCGGCCATCAGATGTGCATCGAT ACCAACACAGAGACCATATATCTATTTGGTGGTTGGGATGGTGTCCAGGACTTGAATGATTTATGGTCTTATTCAGTACCAAGTAATTCATGGACGCTATTGAGTAATAATACTGAAGAAGAAGGTGGGCCTAGTGCCAGATCTTGTCACAAAATGTGTCTAGATCAGGATCATCGCCAGCTGTTTTGTTTGGGGCGCTACCTTGACAGTCAACACCGACACACCAACAATCTGAAGAGTGACTTTTACATGTATGACATTGAACAAAGAAAGTGGCACCTGATTTGTGAGGACACTGCTGCCGTTGGCGGCCCTAAGCTGATATTCGATCATCAAATGTGCCTGGACCCTGAGAAGAGAACCATTTACGTTTTTGGAGGAAGAATACTCAGCCCAGCGCCCGGCTACCCTGAAGAACGAGGATTGGCAGTAGCTAGTAGTAGTGGCATGGCCGGAGCTTTTCTGTCAGAACCTCAGTTTTCCGGACTCTATGCTTATCACATACCAACGAGCACATGGCGCTTATTACGAGACGATCCATCAGGCTCACCAGGATTAGGTCCCATCGAAATGCGGTCTCGAATTGGCCACTCGATGTTATTTCATCCGAGCGAACGCAAGTTATTCATCTTTGCGGGTCAACGAA GCAAAGAATATTTGAATGACTTTTTTACCTATAACGTGGATACGGGTGAAGTGACGACTGTGACAGACGGAACAAGACGAAGAGACCCGGCCCAAATTCCAGCTGCCGGTTTCACGCAACGTGCCACCATCGACCATGAGCTCAACGAGATCTATATCCTTTCTGGTCTAAGTAAAGACAAGGACAAGCGAGACGACAACGTCAAAAACTCCTTCTGGGTTTACAATATTGTTGATAACAAATG GACGTGTGTCTATCGAAACGATAGTTCGCGTGAGAAGGAGTCGGACACGAGTAATAGAGTCCCAGGCGAGGAGCCATGCCCGAGATTTGCCCATCAACTTGTTTACGACCATGTCAAAAAG GCCCATTACTTGTTTGGAGGGAACCCTGGGCGTTCTAACGATCCCAAGATGCGCCTTGACGATTTTTGGTCACTTCGATTATGTCGTCCGAGTCAAGGCCAATTGCTGACGCGCTGTCAATTTCTGATACGCAAATGCCAGTTTCGTGAGTTGACTGAGGCCGATCCTATACGGGCTATGTTTTATCTACAGAACAATTTGTCAGCTGTTGTGGATCGTACCAATGACGAACAAATGGCCGAATTCCACCAATTGACCAATCTTCTCTTCCGCACCGAGGAACAACaggaagaagatgaattgTTAAACGGCAAAGTCGATGCCGAATCGACAGTTAATAGCTCCTATAGACTTCGATCGAGTGTTTTCGACGCATTAGCTCGTTTTTTTCCAGACTACATGGCTCAACCGAGATTCAGTCTCACCGACTTTGTCGCGTTTGATAAGGCTTGA
- the LOC124349008 gene encoding uncharacterized protein LOC124349008: MQEARSSGGRIMRKYYQLILFILSVVSLVCFVIYKHEYDRLRNVLEVLNVFGSTVTDGPQTYELQGICSNGSVKFIPDFWHKYSEVQVYAAFKVANEKGWSLNSVAVVKRNSSFSMKNTVCALISGDVNDDKFEGTIEWKQIETDNDYVAYSVVCNVPEMIGNSHLFSLYDSKSSLQPLNVPLHLGPTHPKDHATSLCVLSNDPYWHTDDLADFIHYYSLLGVDNIYLYHRGIGDQVISSLQALARTRTLSNVTIHLTTWNRPSSSSLLVDFALINHDCSWRHGAKQGSSITVQFGHFLALPKGLRLKEFLAKARGHSSESSFEVRIPLLSICANLSATETSLVRRARMINPKKKVIRTGIIRWTEAPNHPGNPETLKVDSQAVKLLIFEQCRTTENGKTEDETVRTFRALAQNIPRLTN, from the exons atgcaAGAAGCACGTTCCTCAG gAGGGAGAATCATGAGGAAATATTACCAACTTATTCTTTTCATCTTATCGGTTGTCAGTTTGGTGtgttttgttatttacaaACATGAGTACGACAGGCTGAGAAATGTCTTGGAAGTCTTGAATGTTTTCGGCTCAACAGTAACAGATGGTCCCCAAACATATGAACTTCAGGGAATCTGTTCTAATGGATCTGTTAAATTCATTCCTGATTTCTGGCACAAATATTCAGAAGTGCAAGTTTATGCAGCTTTTAAGGTTGCAAATGAAAAAGGATGGAGTTTAAACAGTGTGGCAGTTGTGAaacgaaattcttctttttcaatgaaaaacaCTGTGTGTGCTTTGATATCTGGAGATGTCAATGATGACAAATTTGAAGGAACTATTGAATGGAAACAAATCGAAACAGATAACGACTACGTGGCATATTCGGTTGTTTGCAATGTTCCAGAAATGATTGGCAATTCTCACCTCTTCTCCCTTTACGACAGTAAATCGTCTTTACAACCGCTTAATGTTCCGCTGCATCTTGGTCCGACGCATCCTAAAGATCACGCAACATCTCTTTGTGTATTATCGAATGATCCCTATTGGCACACAGATGATCTTGCCGATTTCATACATTACTACTCGCTACTTGGAGTCGACAATATCTACCTTTATCATCGAGGGATTGGTGATCAAGTGATCTCATCTTTGCAGGCTTTGGCACGGACACGGACACTCAGCAATGTAACAATTCATCTAACAACGTGGAATCGTCCATCAAGTTCCTCTCTTCTAGTTGATTTCGCTCTGATAAATCACGACTGTTCGTGGAGACATGGAGCAAAGCAAGGATCCTCGATCACTGTGCAATTTGGTCACTTTCTAGCTCTTCCAAAGGGTTTGAGGTTGAAGGAGTTTTTGGCCAAAGCAAGAGGCCACAGCAGTGAGTCAAGTTTTGAAGTCCGAATCCCGCTTCTATCAATTTGCGCCAACTTGTCTGCAACCGAAACTAGTCTTGTAAGGCGTGCAAGAATGATTAACCCGAAAAAGAAAGTAATTAGAACCGGAATTATACGATGGACAGAAGCCCCCAACCATCCAGGCAACCCCGAAACCCTAAAGGTTGACTCTCAAGCGGTTAAATTGCTAATATTTGAGCAATGTCGCACAACAGAAAACGGTAAAACGGAAGATGAAACTGTGCGTACGTTCCGAGCTCTCGCTCAAAATATCCCCCGCTTAACAAATTAA
- the LOC124348920 gene encoding peroxisomal targeting signal 1 receptor-like isoform X1, with the protein MAFRELVDGNCGGRNPMLKVASHFTRDQGFRQDVPVSHRHPDTRPEDVMVREFLEGIPPPSQVGSRGAFNMDSLLREMRDLEKPQGIARPPIQPGPNVAHYAFDDKNWAEDFLRKEPHVIPEDLPSASGWSQEFLDSPGYMGVVDDYAEWDNHWDSLTSHIEKPGFSAPGALAQTAGEIIDRMKDPKFAQSEFLQFMHKVNQGEEDLTSEPRTTTAHSNSNWAEEFSGSEGVTRQPESSADQDWAAEFTTNRQPDLADEWTKEFSDGASAEVFRGGNPAQDDFWSQLQQDWEKAADDNPASYGWLKETQQDPLSEYTFEAENPYQDNADPYNTGLQKRLEGDLPSAILLFEAALKKDPEHVKAWEVLGLTLAENEQDPGAITAYKRCLALEPTNLVAMMGLAVSYTNESYQLQACQALEDWLRNNPKYGHLTSPSSARVNERERTFTSLVSGDTFNRVQDMYLTAARLQPSQDLDPDVQTGLGVLLNLSGDFDKAPDCFRAALQMKPNDSLLWNRLGATLANGGKSEEAIESYYKALELSPGFIRARYNLAVSCINLGAHREAAEHLVSALLLQARRSKRVMSDNIWSTLRMVLNLMNRREFIADIDAKDLTRLAAEFGIAE; encoded by the exons ATGGCGTTTCGAGAACTAGTTGATGGAAATTGTGGTGGAAGGAATCCTATGCTAAAAGTAGCATCACATTTTACCAGAGATCAAGGATTTCGTCAGGATGTACCTGTTTCACATAGACACCCTGACACGAGACCAGAAGATGTT ATGGTCAGAGAATTTTTGGAGGGTATTCCACCTCCATCTCAAGTTGGATCAAGAGGTGCCTTTAACATGGATAGCCTTTTACGTGAGATGAGGGATCTGGAAAAGCCACAAGGAATTGCTAGACCACCTATTCAACCAGGACCAAATGTAGCCCATTATGCATTTGATGACAAAAACTGGGCTGAAGATTTTTTGAGGAAAGAACCTCATGTGATACCAGAAGATTTACCTTCTGCTAGTGGATGGAGTCAGGAATTTCTGGACAGTCCTGGCTATATGGGAGTTGTAGATGATTATGCAGAGTGGGACAACCATTGGGACAGCTTAACCTCTCATATAGAAAAACCGGGATTTTCTGCTCCTGGCGCATTAGCCCAAACTGCCGGAGAAATTATTGACAGAATGAAAGATCCAAAATTTGCTCAATCTGAG TTTTTGCAGTTTATGCACAAGGTCAATCAAGGGGAGGAGGATTTGACCTCGGAACCTCGGACTACTACCGCTCATAGTAATTCAAACTGGGCGGAGGAATTTTCTGGCTCAGAGGGTGTAACAAGACAGCCAGAATCCAGTGCAGATCAAGACTGGGCTGCTGAATTCACAACTAATCGTCAACCTGATTTGGCTGACGAATGGACAAAAGAATTCAGTG ACGGTGCCAGCGCTGAAGTGTTTAGGGGCGGAAATCCAGCTCAAGATGACTTCTGGTCACAACTTCAACAAGACTGGGAAAAAGCAGCCGACGATAACCCTGCAAGCTACGGATGGCTTAAGGAAACGCAACAAGATCCGTTAAGTGAA TACACATTTGAGGCAGAGAATCCGTATCAAGACAACGCGGATCCTTACAATACAGGTCTCCAAAAAAGATTAGAAGGTGATCTTCCAAGTGCCATTTTGCTGTTTGAGGCAGCTCTAAAGAAAGATCCTGAACATGTGAAAGCTTGGGAAGTTCTTG gatTGACTCTTGCCGAAAACGAACAAGATCCAGGGGCAATTACCGCATACAAGCGTTGCTTAGCATTGGAACCAACAAATCTTGTTGCCATGATGGGTCTGGCTGTAAGTTACACAAATGAATCTTACCAGTTGCAAGCTTGCCAAGCCCTGGAG GACTGGTTGCGGAACAATCCCAAGTACGGACACTTGACCTCTCCTTCATCAGCCCGGGTTAACGAACGGGAGAGAACATTTACAAGCCTAGTTTCTGG GGATACTTTTAACCGAGTTCAGGATATGTACTTAACAGCAGCTCGATTACAACCTTCCCAGGACTTAGATCCCGATGTGCAAACTGGCTTAGGTGTACTTCTCAATCTCTCTGGAGATTTTGATAAA GCTCCCGATTGTTTCAGGGCTGCTCTTCAGATGAAACCTAAT GATTCTTTGCTTTGGAATCGGCTTGGAGCAACTTTAG CCAATGGAGGGAAATCTGAAGAGGCCATTGAGTCATATTACAAAGCTCTAGAGCTGTCCCCTGGTTTCATTCGCGCGCGTTATAACTTGGCAGTTTCCTGTATCAACCTAGGAGCTCACAG AGAAGCAGCCGAACATCTAGTGTCCGCTTTACTCCTTCAAGCTAGACGTTCTAAGCGGGTCATGTCCGACAATATTTGGTCAACTTTACGGATGgttttgaatttaatgaacAGGAGGGAATTCATCGCTGATATTGATGCCAA GGACTTGACTCGTTTGGCAGCTGAATTTGGAATAGCTGAAtaa
- the LOC124349022 gene encoding NSFL1 cofactor p47-like: MSANDELVANFREVTGIDEQRARFYLESSGWQLETALASFFENDGAMDRQAGDGEDEPVEVPSNQLPEPPSRGAAAVHKLVEMNSSSDSDEEGQAFYVGGSERSGQQVIGPPRNKGKPSGDLIGDMFKSAREHGAEVLEKGASTSTKGNQTFKGTGYRLGQSEEDTQVIPGARQPEQPRTVVLKLWKTGFSLDEGPVRDYQNPANKDFLEYIKRGEVPMELIRESRGREVHLQMEDHRTEEFISKKMRFQAFGGEGQVLGNPAPSVSQNVAASAVAPTDLAACEQKAIVELKLVESEPASNVQIRLADGSRLIGRFNHTHTVGEVRQYITTARPQYNVQAFALLTTYPSQELKDDDVTLKDASLVGGTIMQRLK; this comes from the exons ATGTCAGCGAACGACGAATTAGTTGCCAATTTCCGGGAAGTAACTGGGATTGATGAACAAAGAGCTCGTTTTTACCTAGAGTCATCCGGTTGGCAATTAGAA ACAGCCCTTGCCAGCTTCTTTGAAAATGATGGAGCTATGGACAGGCAAGCTGGAGATGGAGAAGATGAACCTGTTGAAGTTCCTTCAAACCAACTTCCAGAGCCCCCATCAAG gggtgctgctgctgtccatAAACTTGTAGAAATGAATAGTTCTTCTGATTCGGATGAAGAGGGCCAAGCTTTTTATGTTGGAGGTTCTGAGAGAAGTGGTCAGCAAGTCATTGGTCCACCACGTAACAAGGGAAAGCCTTCTGGAGATCTCATTGGAGACATGTTCAAATCAGCCAGAGA GCATGGAGCAGAAGTTTTGGAAAAGGGGGCCTCAACCTCAACCAAGGGTAATCAAACATTTAAAGGAACTGGATATCGTCTAGGGCAGAGTGAAGAGGATACACAAG TCATACCAGGCGCACGACAGCCTGAACAACCTAGGACCGTTGTGCTAAAATTATGGAAAACCGGCTTCAGTTTAGATGAGGGTCCAGTGAGAGACTACCAAAATCCGGCAAACAAGGACTTCCTTGAATACATCAAACGCGG AGAAGTACCCATGGAGTTGATCCGTGAATCTCGCGGTCGTGAAGTGCATTTGCAAATGGAAGACCACCGCACTGAAGAATTCATCAGTAAGAAGATGCGTTTCCAA GCTTTTGGAGGTGAAGGACAAGTATTAGGAAATCCAGCCCCGTCGGTTTCTCAAAATGTTGCAGCTTCTGCCGTCGCGCCAACAGATTTAGCGGCGTGTGAACAGAAAGCCATTGTGGAACTTAAATTGGTTGAGTCTGAACCAGCTAGTAATGTGCAG attCGTTTGGCTGACGGCTCCAGATTGATCGGTCGTTTTAACCACACACATACTGTAGGGGAAGTCAGACAATACATCACCAC tgcTCGTCCTCAATATAACGTCCAAGCGTTTGCTCTGTTAACTACTTACCCGAGTCAAGAGCTGAAAGACGATGATGTAACTTTAAAAGACGCTTCACTTGTTGGAGGTACCATAATGCAACGTCTGAaatga